A genomic segment from Streptomyces sp. NBC_01233 encodes:
- a CDS encoding HAL/PAL/TAL family ammonia-lyase: MPIVLNVQNPDAMLTLGMLERAARPIEVRAADKTTAQVERGHAFVQKILAEGGRPVYGATTGFGPLVDFHGRTAQEDQCDNALQHLTAGQGPDMPLPVVRAAMLVRVRSLSRGLSGISPAAIEALCAALGTTFTPAVPMVGSVGASGDLVPLAYVAQSLRGVGHAYANGVRMPAARALAEVGLTSLTFTGRDALSLVNGTSVTSAAGGLAMASLRRSHEVAIALSALLTDLLGAAPAFLSPRLLSAFGHPETTQVGQQLSGWLEGSVPSDTRSLQEPYSVRCTPQLLGAARSAMDWADQVVRREIEGVSDNPLFFADEDLVAHGGNFFGQPTAFAADLLSIVATQLGNLAERQLDLLVDPNRNAGLPPMLSPLAGEHHAVQGVQLAATATVVAMRRLCVPASMQSIPTNLHNQDIVPFGTQAALTALDQAKSLRLLHGSLAVGLRQAAHLKPGGASAPRCAELVAALADVVEPILHDRPLDADVRAAADVLDRAVGER; the protein is encoded by the coding sequence ATGCCTATTGTGCTCAATGTTCAAAATCCTGACGCAATGCTCACCCTGGGGATGCTCGAGCGCGCTGCGCGCCCCATCGAGGTGCGGGCCGCCGACAAAACGACTGCGCAGGTGGAGCGTGGTCACGCCTTCGTCCAGAAGATTCTGGCCGAAGGCGGGCGGCCGGTGTATGGGGCGACGACCGGGTTCGGTCCGCTGGTGGACTTCCACGGCCGGACGGCGCAGGAAGACCAGTGTGACAACGCCTTGCAGCACCTCACCGCAGGTCAGGGCCCTGACATGCCCCTGCCGGTCGTGCGGGCAGCCATGCTGGTCCGCGTCCGGTCGCTCTCGCGCGGCCTCTCCGGCATCTCGCCCGCAGCCATCGAAGCGTTGTGCGCGGCTCTAGGAACCACCTTCACCCCGGCGGTTCCGATGGTGGGGTCGGTTGGTGCCAGCGGTGACTTGGTGCCGCTGGCCTACGTCGCGCAGAGCTTGCGCGGAGTCGGTCATGCCTATGCCAACGGCGTGCGGATGCCTGCGGCGCGGGCGCTGGCTGAAGTCGGCCTGACGTCTCTCACCTTCACCGGCCGGGACGCACTGTCGCTGGTCAACGGGACCTCGGTTACCAGCGCGGCTGGCGGGCTGGCCATGGCGTCGCTGAGGCGTTCGCATGAGGTCGCCATCGCCCTGAGCGCGCTGCTCACCGACCTGCTCGGCGCGGCGCCGGCATTCCTGTCCCCGCGGCTTCTGTCGGCCTTCGGGCATCCGGAAACCACGCAGGTCGGGCAGCAGTTGTCGGGCTGGCTCGAGGGCAGTGTGCCGTCGGATACCCGCTCGCTCCAGGAGCCGTACAGTGTGCGGTGCACACCGCAGTTGCTAGGGGCGGCTCGTTCGGCGATGGACTGGGCCGACCAGGTCGTGCGGCGCGAGATCGAAGGCGTCAGCGACAACCCGTTGTTCTTCGCCGACGAGGATCTGGTCGCCCACGGTGGCAACTTTTTCGGCCAGCCCACCGCGTTTGCCGCAGACCTGCTCTCGATCGTCGCCACGCAGCTCGGCAACCTCGCCGAACGCCAGTTGGACCTGCTGGTGGATCCGAACCGCAACGCCGGCCTGCCACCCATGCTCTCCCCGCTGGCCGGTGAACATCACGCGGTCCAAGGCGTCCAGCTCGCCGCGACCGCGACAGTCGTCGCCATGCGCCGCCTGTGCGTTCCGGCGAGCATGCAGAGCATCCCGACGAACCTGCACAATCAGGACATCGTGCCGTTCGGCACGCAGGCTGCCCTGACCGCGCTGGACCAGGCGAAGTCGCTACGGTTGCTGCACGGCAGCCTGGCTGTCGGGCTTCGGCAGGCGGCACACCTCAAGCCTGGGGGGGCGTCGGCCCCGCGGTGCGCTGAACTGGTCGCGGCCCTGGCAGACGTGGTCGAGCCGATTTTGCACGACCGCCCGTTGGATGCCGACGTCCGCGCCGCCGCAGACGTGCTGGACCGGGCCGTCGGGGAGCGCTGA
- a CDS encoding AMP-binding protein, with protein sequence MWNTADRAANRDRIALVEDATGRTYTYAALRRAIDQTALWLSRRGLRPGDAVALAAGNSYEMIAAYHGILAAGGLVLSLDPLGTPDEWSRALRTAGPRSAILAKDVWQKLRGLHAAAHLTAVMTIDAESAEDDRVDASVTRWSDILVDASPPIRWQARSWDQPALAISSSGTEGLPKQVLLTHSNLVVNLAQINVLHRLQETDVVLGMTPFRHIYGMQMAMNPTLRAGGTLVTVSTPFSAADFIRVVEQHRVTVAYVVPTTIAELFRCADAAGPALASLRLIFSGGAPLDPVLAEDCAARFGVTIAQGYGMTELGCACITPDGNPGPSGSVGVPLPGCEVRVVDAHTGLEAAPGSEGEVIVRGPQVSPGYLGDPQATAKLLDKDGWLRTGDLATRHPSGHLTITGRLKQLIKYKGHQIAPAELEAVLLTHPNVRDAAVVGEPDDVAGELPKAYVVLRSDVPLESLQSYVASRVAPYKKIRLIEQMDVIPRSAMGKVLTAELAAAAREGEK encoded by the coding sequence GTGTGGAACACCGCCGACCGGGCCGCCAACCGGGACCGCATCGCGCTCGTGGAGGACGCCACCGGCCGTACGTACACATATGCCGCTCTGAGGAGGGCGATCGATCAGACGGCATTGTGGTTGAGCCGCCGTGGCCTGCGGCCTGGCGACGCCGTGGCGTTGGCTGCTGGCAACAGTTACGAGATGATCGCCGCCTACCACGGCATCCTGGCTGCGGGCGGCCTGGTTCTGTCGCTCGACCCGCTCGGCACGCCAGATGAATGGAGTCGGGCGCTGCGGACCGCGGGGCCCCGCAGCGCGATCCTCGCCAAGGATGTGTGGCAGAAGCTCCGGGGGCTGCACGCTGCGGCACACCTCACCGCAGTCATGACGATCGACGCGGAGTCCGCCGAAGACGATCGAGTCGACGCATCAGTGACGCGCTGGAGCGACATCCTCGTCGATGCCAGCCCCCCGATCCGGTGGCAGGCACGGTCGTGGGACCAGCCGGCTTTGGCGATCAGCTCCAGCGGAACGGAGGGCTTGCCGAAGCAGGTGCTCCTGACCCACAGCAACCTCGTGGTGAACCTGGCTCAGATCAATGTGCTGCACCGGCTTCAAGAGACGGACGTCGTGCTCGGCATGACGCCGTTCCGACACATCTACGGCATGCAGATGGCCATGAACCCCACCTTGCGAGCGGGAGGAACGCTGGTCACCGTGTCCACCCCCTTCTCCGCCGCTGATTTCATCCGGGTCGTCGAACAACACCGGGTGACCGTTGCCTACGTCGTCCCGACGACCATCGCTGAACTGTTCCGGTGTGCCGACGCCGCCGGCCCGGCGTTGGCCAGCCTGCGGCTGATCTTCTCCGGCGGAGCGCCGCTGGACCCCGTTCTCGCGGAGGACTGCGCGGCCCGGTTCGGCGTCACGATCGCGCAGGGCTACGGGATGACCGAGCTGGGATGCGCGTGCATCACGCCCGACGGCAATCCGGGGCCCTCCGGATCCGTAGGCGTGCCCCTGCCGGGATGCGAGGTGCGCGTCGTCGATGCTCACACCGGGCTCGAGGCGGCTCCGGGCTCGGAGGGCGAGGTCATCGTGCGCGGTCCGCAGGTCTCGCCCGGATACCTGGGCGATCCTCAGGCCACTGCGAAGCTGCTCGACAAGGACGGCTGGCTACGGACCGGCGATCTGGCCACCCGACATCCGAGCGGTCACCTCACCATCACCGGGCGACTCAAGCAGCTGATCAAGTACAAGGGTCACCAGATAGCTCCAGCGGAGTTGGAAGCCGTGCTGCTGACCCATCCGAACGTGCGGGACGCAGCCGTGGTCGGGGAGCCGGACGACGTAGCCGGTGAGCTGCCGAAGGCATATGTGGTGCTCCGCAGCGACGTGCCGCTGGAATCGCTGCAGTCGTACGTGGCCAGCCGGGTGGCCCCGTACAAGAAGATCCGCCTGATTGAGCAGATGGACGTCATTCCCCGGTCGGCGATGGGCAAGGTGCTGACGGCGGAACTCGCTGCGGCGGCCAGAGAGGGAGAAAAGTGA
- a CDS encoding aldo/keto reductase, with protein MNKRVLAQTGIEVSPIGLGTSTWGHGTNEEAAAGQLLEFVRAGGTLLDTANIYGSGQSELIIGKLLGTTVARRDIILATKAGMVGARPPYTVDASAKGLLAELDRSLSRMGVDYVDLWQMHVWDDKTPIEETVSALRKAVTSGRARAVGVCNYSGWQTASAATIGRLSGEPLLASAEVEYSLVQRGIEREVVPAAEKFGIGLLPWAPLGRGVLTGKYRDGVPPGKEKSSLYRWYVEPMVRSRRAQQIVEVTAEYAQNLGVSPGVLALSWVRDRPLVVAPLVGARTVEQLKESLGAFGFSLPPEVRAHLDELSAPRLGYPERIAV; from the coding sequence GTGAACAAGCGCGTTCTCGCACAAACGGGAATAGAGGTCTCCCCGATTGGTCTGGGCACATCGACCTGGGGTCATGGCACGAACGAGGAGGCGGCGGCCGGCCAGCTGCTGGAGTTCGTCCGCGCGGGGGGCACGCTGCTGGACACCGCCAACATCTACGGTTCCGGCCAAAGCGAGCTGATCATCGGCAAGTTGCTGGGCACCACGGTCGCACGGCGCGACATCATCCTGGCCACCAAGGCAGGGATGGTGGGCGCACGTCCGCCCTACACGGTGGACGCCTCCGCGAAGGGGCTGCTGGCCGAGTTGGACCGGTCGCTGAGCAGGATGGGCGTCGACTACGTAGACCTCTGGCAGATGCACGTATGGGACGACAAGACGCCGATCGAGGAAACCGTGTCCGCGTTGCGAAAGGCGGTGACGAGCGGACGGGCCCGCGCTGTCGGGGTATGCAACTACTCGGGCTGGCAGACCGCAAGTGCCGCGACCATCGGGCGGCTGTCGGGCGAGCCGCTGCTCGCGTCAGCCGAGGTCGAATACTCACTCGTGCAGCGCGGAATCGAGCGTGAGGTCGTCCCCGCTGCCGAGAAGTTCGGCATCGGGCTGCTGCCGTGGGCACCGCTGGGTCGTGGTGTGCTCACTGGTAAGTACCGAGACGGTGTACCTCCCGGCAAGGAGAAGAGCTCGCTGTACCGGTGGTACGTGGAACCGATGGTGCGCAGCAGGCGGGCCCAGCAAATCGTCGAAGTGACCGCTGAGTACGCCCAGAACCTCGGGGTCTCGCCTGGGGTGCTGGCGCTGAGCTGGGTGCGAGACCGTCCCTTGGTCGTGGCGCCCCTGGTCGGCGCCCGTACCGTCGAACAACTGAAGGAGTCGCTGGGCGCGTTCGGCTTCTCACTTCCTCCAGAGGTTCGTGCGCACTTGGACGAACTATCCGCTCCGCGGCTGGGGTACCCGGAGCGGATTGCGGTATAG
- a CDS encoding IS110 family transposase — protein MEESREDHDDGSVARVAAIDIAKASGMVCLRVPHDTIEGRRVQQVWTVASTTNAILELGDRLVCQGVQRVVMEATGSYWRPFFYLLEARGLECWLVNARDVKNVPGRPKTDKLDAVWLAKLAERGMVRASFVPPKPVRQLRDLTRTRTVFIQERTRHKHRVDKALQDAQIKLSDVVSDLFGLSGRAMLDALAAGERNPRALADLAKGSLVKKKPALAEALTGQFEEHHGRLLGVLLGTIDHLTAQVRELDRLIADLMEQTRAPHDGTGTGPPRTDDTSTSSARDAVTARELAERLDAVPGIGPATAQIILAEIGLDMSRFPTPEHLVSWAKLCPRTIQSGAKNTTGPAGKGNPWLKGALGEAANAAARTDTFLGARYRRIVKRRGHAKALVAVARSILVITWHLINDPDARYQELGADWHQRHLNPARKTRDLVRQLQALGHQVTLAAPTTAA, from the coding sequence ATGGAGGAGTCCAGGGAGGACCACGACGACGGAAGTGTTGCCCGGGTCGCGGCGATCGACATCGCCAAGGCGTCCGGGATGGTGTGTCTGCGCGTCCCGCACGACACCATTGAAGGCCGGCGCGTCCAGCAGGTCTGGACGGTCGCGTCCACCACGAACGCGATCCTCGAGCTCGGCGACCGGCTGGTCTGCCAGGGTGTCCAGCGGGTGGTGATGGAGGCGACGGGCTCGTACTGGCGGCCCTTCTTCTACCTCTTGGAGGCCCGTGGCCTGGAATGTTGGCTGGTCAACGCCCGCGATGTGAAGAACGTCCCGGGCCGGCCGAAGACCGACAAGCTGGACGCGGTCTGGCTGGCCAAGCTCGCCGAACGCGGCATGGTCCGCGCTTCGTTCGTACCGCCCAAGCCGGTCCGGCAGCTACGGGACCTCACCCGCACCCGCACGGTCTTCATCCAGGAACGCACCCGGCACAAGCACCGGGTGGACAAGGCCCTGCAGGACGCGCAGATCAAGCTGTCCGACGTTGTCTCGGACCTCTTCGGCCTCTCCGGCCGGGCCATGCTCGACGCCCTGGCCGCCGGTGAACGCAACCCCCGAGCTCTGGCGGATCTCGCCAAGGGGAGCCTGGTGAAGAAGAAGCCGGCCCTGGCCGAGGCACTCACCGGGCAGTTCGAAGAACATCACGGCCGCCTGCTGGGAGTGTTGCTGGGCACCATCGACCACCTCACCGCGCAGGTCCGGGAACTCGACCGGCTGATCGCCGACCTCATGGAACAGACCAGGGCCCCGCACGACGGCACCGGAACCGGACCGCCCCGCACAGACGACACCAGCACGTCGTCAGCCCGTGACGCTGTGACCGCGCGGGAACTGGCCGAGCGTCTGGACGCGGTCCCCGGCATCGGACCGGCCACCGCCCAGATCATCCTCGCCGAGATCGGCTTGGACATGAGCCGCTTCCCCACCCCCGAGCACCTGGTCTCCTGGGCGAAGCTGTGCCCCCGCACGATCCAGTCCGGAGCGAAGAACACCACCGGCCCAGCCGGCAAAGGCAACCCCTGGCTCAAGGGCGCCCTCGGCGAGGCCGCCAACGCCGCCGCCCGCACCGACACCTTCCTCGGCGCCCGCTACCGCAGGATCGTCAAACGCCGCGGCCACGCCAAAGCCCTCGTCGCCGTCGCCCGCTCGATACTCGTCATCACCTGGCACCTGATCAACGACCCCGACGCCCGCTACCAGGAACTCGGCGCCGACTGGCACCAGCGACATCTCAACCCCGCCCGCAAGACCCGCGACCTCGTCCGCCAGCTCCAGGCCCTCGGCCACCAGGTCACCCTCGCCGCCCCCACTACTGCGGCCTGA
- the recD2 gene encoding SF1B family DNA helicase RecD2 produces MSNMTVVEGVLERITYANEESGYTVARVDTGRGAGDLLTVVGSLLGAQPGESLRMEGRWGSHPQYGKQFTVENYSTILPATIQGIRRYLGSGLIKGIGPKIADRIVEHFGTATLDVIEDEPKRLIEVPGLGPKRTKLIGAAWEEQKAIKEVMVFLQGVGVSTSIAVRIYKKYGDASISVVKNQPYRLAADVWGIGFLTADRIAQAVGIPHDSPERVKAGLQYALSQSTDQGHCFLPEERLIADGVKLLQVDTGLVIDCLAELAADPEGVVREPVPDPQGGPDPLTAVYLVPFHRAELSLVGQVRRLLHAEEDRMPAFRDVDWDKALGWLAGRTGASLAPGQRDAVRLALTRRVAVLTGGPGCGKSFTVRSIVELARAKKAKVVLAAPTGRAAKRLAELTGAEASTVHRLLELKPGGDAAYDRERPLDADLVVVDEASMLDLLLANKLVKAVAPGAHLLLVGDVDQLPSVGAGEVLRDLLAEGGPVPAVRLTTIFRQAQQSGVVTNAHRINTGLPPITDGLPDFFLFPEEDTEEAGKLAVDVAARRIPARFGLDPRRDIQVLAPMHRGPAGAGNLNGLLQQAITPARPNLPEKRFGGRVFRVGDKVTQIRNNYEKGANGVFNGTVGVVTGLDLDEQRLTVRTDEDEEVAYEFAELDELAHAYAVTIHRSQGSEYPAVVIPVTTGAWMMLQRNLLYTAVTRAKKLVVLVGSRKALGQAVRTVSAGRRYTAVAARLSGRIPVGGPVRS; encoded by the coding sequence ATGTCCAACATGACGGTGGTCGAGGGGGTGCTCGAGCGCATCACCTACGCCAACGAGGAGAGCGGATACACGGTCGCCCGGGTCGACACCGGCCGCGGCGCCGGCGACCTGCTCACGGTCGTTGGATCCCTCCTCGGCGCCCAGCCCGGCGAATCGCTGCGCATGGAAGGCCGCTGGGGCTCCCACCCGCAGTACGGCAAGCAGTTCACCGTGGAGAACTACTCCACGATCCTGCCCGCGACCATCCAGGGCATCCGCCGCTACCTCGGGTCCGGTCTGATCAAAGGCATCGGACCGAAGATCGCCGACCGGATCGTGGAGCACTTCGGCACCGCCACCCTCGACGTCATCGAGGACGAGCCGAAGCGGCTGATCGAGGTGCCCGGCCTCGGCCCCAAGCGGACGAAGCTGATCGGCGCCGCCTGGGAGGAGCAGAAGGCCATCAAGGAGGTCATGGTCTTCCTCCAGGGCGTCGGCGTCTCCACCTCCATCGCCGTCCGCATCTACAAGAAGTACGGCGATGCCTCCATCTCGGTGGTGAAGAACCAGCCCTACCGGCTCGCCGCCGACGTCTGGGGCATCGGCTTCCTCACCGCCGACCGGATCGCCCAGGCCGTCGGCATCCCGCACGACAGCCCCGAGCGGGTGAAGGCCGGCCTCCAGTACGCCCTGTCCCAGTCCACCGACCAGGGGCACTGCTTCCTGCCCGAGGAGCGGCTCATCGCCGACGGGGTCAAGCTGCTCCAGGTGGACACCGGGCTGGTCATCGACTGCCTGGCCGAGCTCGCCGCCGACCCGGAAGGCGTCGTACGGGAACCGGTGCCGGACCCGCAGGGCGGCCCGGACCCCCTCACCGCCGTGTACCTGGTGCCGTTCCACCGCGCCGAGCTGTCCCTGGTCGGCCAGGTACGCAGGCTCCTGCACGCCGAAGAGGACCGGATGCCGGCGTTCCGGGACGTGGACTGGGACAAGGCCCTGGGCTGGCTCGCCGGCCGGACCGGGGCCTCCCTCGCCCCCGGGCAGCGGGACGCGGTCAGGCTGGCCCTCACCCGCCGGGTCGCGGTCCTCACCGGCGGGCCGGGCTGCGGCAAGTCCTTCACCGTCCGCTCGATCGTGGAGCTGGCCCGCGCCAAGAAGGCCAAGGTGGTGCTCGCCGCCCCCACCGGCCGGGCGGCGAAGCGGCTGGCCGAGCTCACGGGGGCGGAGGCCTCCACCGTGCACCGGCTCCTGGAGCTCAAGCCGGGCGGGGACGCGGCGTACGACCGGGAGCGGCCGCTGGACGCGGACCTGGTCGTCGTGGACGAGGCCTCGATGCTGGACCTGCTGCTGGCCAACAAGCTGGTCAAGGCCGTGGCGCCGGGCGCGCACCTGCTGCTGGTCGGGGACGTGGACCAGCTGCCCTCGGTCGGCGCCGGAGAGGTGCTGCGGGACCTGCTCGCCGAGGGCGGTCCGGTTCCCGCGGTCCGGCTGACCACGATCTTCCGGCAGGCCCAGCAGTCGGGCGTGGTCACCAACGCCCACCGGATCAACACCGGGCTGCCGCCGATCACCGACGGGCTGCCCGACTTCTTCCTCTTCCCCGAGGAGGACACCGAGGAGGCCGGGAAGCTGGCCGTCGACGTCGCCGCCCGACGTATTCCGGCCAGATTCGGACTCGACCCGCGGCGCGACATCCAGGTCCTCGCGCCCATGCACCGGGGCCCGGCCGGCGCCGGGAACCTCAACGGTCTGCTCCAGCAGGCCATCACCCCGGCCCGGCCGAACCTGCCCGAGAAGCGGTTCGGCGGCCGGGTCTTCCGGGTGGGCGACAAGGTCACCCAGATCCGGAACAACTACGAGAAGGGCGCCAACGGCGTCTTCAACGGCACCGTCGGCGTGGTCACCGGCCTGGACCTGGACGAACAGCGCCTGACGGTGCGCACGGACGAAGACGAAGAGGTGGCCTATGAGTTCGCCGAGCTCGACGAGCTGGCCCACGCCTACGCCGTCACCATCCACCGGTCCCAGGGGAGTGAATATCCGGCCGTCGTGATCCCGGTCACGACGGGTGCTTGGATGATGCTCCAGCGGAACTTGCTCTACACGGCGGTCACCAGGGCGAAGAAACTCGTCGTCCTCGTCGGGTCCCGCAAGGCCCTCGGCCAGGCGGTGCGTACCGTTTCCGCAGGCAGGAGGTACACGGCCGTAGCCGCCCGGCTCTCGGGACGCATACCAGTGGGAGGGCCCGTGCGGTCTTAA